Genomic window (Streptomyces cadmiisoli):
CGGTCGGTGCTCAGCGGCCGCCAGCCGTCGGGCAGGGCGACGGAGAAGCCCTCCGGCGAGCTGTAGCCGCGGAAACCGGGCGGCAGTCCGGTGGCCGAGGCCGAGGCCGAGGGGGAGGAGGCGGTGGGCGGTGCCGTCGGAGCGGGTGCCGGGGCGGACGGTGCCGAGCCGTTCGCCGGAGGCGTGGCGGTGGTGGACGGACCGGGCTGCGTGCCGGTCGCCGAGTGTTCGTCGTCGGAGAGGCCGACCGTCGCCGCGAGGATCGCGACGCCGACGGTGACGACGGCGAGCGTCGTGCCGACGATCATGGCCCGTCTGCTCCACCCCGGCGCTGAGGCATGGCAGGCGAAGGCGTACGCGCGGCGCAGGCGGGGTGTCGGTGCGGCCGGCAGGGCCGCCTCGGCGTCCTCCTTCAGCACCCGGGTGAGTGCCTCGCGCGCCACGGTCCGGGTCAGCCGTTCGCGGCTGTTCTTGCGCAGCAGGCCCTGGACGACCTGGGCGAGGGGGCCCGCGCGCTGCGGGGTGCGCAGCGGCAGCCGGTCCACTCCTTTCAGCGTGGTCTCCGGCCGGTCCCGGTCCCGGAACGGCGGGCGTCCTTCCACCATGGTGTAGAGGATCGCGCCGAGCGCCCACAGATCCGCCGCCGGGCCGATCCGCTCGTCGCGGGCCTGTTCCGGGGAGGCGTACGAGGGCGCCGTCAGACGCGGTGCCAGTGTCGCGCCCGCGAGGCCGAAGCCGGTGACGACGACCGGACCCTCCTCACGCACGAGCACCTGGCCGGGGCTCAGCTCGCCGTGGGTGATGCCCTGATCGTGCGCAGCGTCCAGCACGTGGAGCAGCTCCAGCCCGATCCGGGCCGCCCGGACGTAGTGGAACGGGCCCTGCTGGCCGAGCAGCTCACCGAGCGGGGTGCCCCCCACCCATTCGGTGACCGTCCACAGTGAACCCGCCTCCTCGACGACGTCGACGACGGGGGCGACCCGGCCCGGGCACAGCTGGCCCATCGTCTCCGCCGTGCGCATGACGCGGCCGACGGCCCGGCGCGCGCTCTCCTCGCCGGGCTCGCCGGGCAGCCCGACCTGGGTCACCAGGCAGGGCCGCCCGGCTTGTACGTCCTCCCCGTACCAGCAGATCCGGTTCGACTCGTGATGGACGGCTTCCAGGAGCCGGTATCTCCCGGCGACCGACCGGTGTGCGGAGACGTGCGCCTTGCCCATGGCCATCCCTCGTTGAACCCCTGGCTCTCACCTTTGCCAGTGGTACGCGGGGTGCGACGGCGCGCGTTCAACGCGCCGGGCGCATATTCGGGCAGGACCGTATTTTTGACGTTCCGTCAGTGCAGTTCGAAGCGGTCGGCCCAGGTCATCACGTCACGGGGCGAGGCGTTGCCCCCGCACACCACCAGCCCGATGCGGCAGTCCTCGCCGACCCGTTCCACGACCTGCCGGGCGGCGGGCAGCAGACAGCCGGCCGCCGGCTCCGCCCACACCTTGGCGTGCTCGGCGAGGTCGAGACAGCCCCGTACGGCGTCCCGGTCGGGAACCACGAGCACCTCAGTGACCAGCGCGGACACATGGTCGTACGTCAGTGCCGACACCGTGGGGGCGCTCAGCGTGGACGAGATGGACGACAGCGGGACCTGCACCGGGCCGCCCGCCCGCAGCGCCTCGGACATGGCCTCGGCACCCTCGGTCTCCACGCCCCAGATCCGCACCCCCGGGCGGCGGGCCCGCAGCGCCGCCGCCACACCGGCGATCAGCCCGCCGCCTCCGATGCTGACCAGTACGTCGGTCACCTCGTCCGCGTCGTCCGCGAACTCCAGCCCGACCGTGCCCTGACCGGCGACGACCAGAGGGTCGTCGAAGGGGTGCACCAGTGTCAGACCCTCGTCCCGCAGTTCGGTCACGAGGCGGAAGGCGC
Coding sequences:
- a CDS encoding serine/threonine protein kinase; translated protein: MGKAHVSAHRSVAGRYRLLEAVHHESNRICWYGEDVQAGRPCLVTQVGLPGEPGEESARRAVGRVMRTAETMGQLCPGRVAPVVDVVEEAGSLWTVTEWVGGTPLGELLGQQGPFHYVRAARIGLELLHVLDAAHDQGITHGELSPGQVLVREEGPVVVTGFGLAGATLAPRLTAPSYASPEQARDERIGPAADLWALGAILYTMVEGRPPFRDRDRPETTLKGVDRLPLRTPQRAGPLAQVVQGLLRKNSRERLTRTVAREALTRVLKEDAEAALPAAPTPRLRRAYAFACHASAPGWSRRAMIVGTTLAVVTVGVAILAATVGLSDDEHSATGTQPGPSTTATPPANGSAPSAPAPAPTAPPTASSPSASASATGLPPGFRGYSSPEGFSVALPDGWRPLSTDRVSDLAYRVVLGAEDDPRTLAVTYSERVGTDPVAVWRDDVEPDLKQQADDYRRVGGIQATMYRGREAADMQWLADVDGTRVRTFGRGFLIGDGRGYSLRWTTPADEWEAAENRQALDTFLRTFRPPSD
- a CDS encoding threonine/serine dehydratase → MIGISDIESAAERIAGHVLRTPTVPSPGLSGLLGVPVTAKLELLQRTGSFKARGATAKLLSLSEAERAAGVVAVSGGNHGIALAVMAAALDVKATVVMPRSAPTRAVEIAREAGATVRITEDMGGAFRLVTELRDEGLTLVHPFDDPLVVAGQGTVGLEFADDADEVTDVLVSIGGGGLIAGVAAALRARRPGVRIWGVETEGAEAMSEALRAGGPVQVPLSSISSTLSAPTVSALTYDHVSALVTEVLVVPDRDAVRGCLDLAEHAKVWAEPAAGCLLPAARQVVERVGEDCRIGLVVCGGNASPRDVMTWADRFELH